The following proteins are encoded in a genomic region of Phaeodactylum tricornutum CCAP 1055/1 chromosome 1, whole genome shotgun sequence:
- a CDS encoding predicted protein encodes LHKTKLRLLRGRCYALVGQNGVGKTTLMNAINTGKIDDWPHHLVTAYVDSGSNVDPAFEAQIVLTYLIESTKRSKEDCVAKLKELDFTEEMLEGTIGALSGGWQMKMRLVRAVLIQPDIYLLDEPTNHLSESAVKWITDYLCNLEHPTVLIVSHDTTFLENVCTDVIHYEERAVWGPYRRLVHYKGRMSDFVKLQPQAKHYFELAATDNLKFEFPDPGRLEGVKTSTQKFLEMEHVDFRYATANKNTLTDINLKMSLSSRVVVLGANGAGKSTLIKMIVGETVPTNLGVCKFYVHQNLRVAYVAQHAFYHVEQHMEESPVAYIQWRFRDGYDKEKMESEAFKIPEEEQKAIDEFNLEGIWSRRLRAGVLEYEVKKKNIREKDNKYYSRDDLMAMGFEHLIKQTDEKIASKEAGLDLRPVTTSEIQKHLDGFGLPQEFGTYGKVRGLSGGQKVKLVLAAAFWTNPHLVVLDEPTNFLDREALGALSAALNEWGGAVLMISHNKEF; translated from the coding sequence CTCCACAAGACCAAGCTGCGTCTACTTCGCGGTCGTTGTTACGCCCTGGTGGGGCAGAATGGAGTCGGGAAAACGACCCTCATGAACGCCATCAACACGGGCAAGATTGACGACTGGCCGCATCATTTGGTCACGGCCTACGTGGACTCGGGATCCAATGTCGATCCCGCCTTTGAAGCGCAAATCGTCCTGACTTACTTGATTGAATCGACAAAACGTTCCAAGGAAGATTGTGTCGCAAAACTCAAAGAATTGGACTTTACGGAAGAAATGCTGGAGGGGACCATTGGGGCCTTGTCGGGGGGCTGGCAAATGAAAATGCGCTTGGTACGGGCGGTTTTGATACAACCCGACATTTACCTACTCGATGAACCTACCAATCACTTGTCCGAGTCCGCGGTTAAATGGATTACGGATTACCTCTGCAATCTGGAACATCCAACGGTCCTCATTGTCTCGCACGACACGACGTTTTTGGAGAATGTTTGTACCGACGTCATTCACTACGAAGAACGTGCCGTGTGGGGACCCTACCGTCGGCTCGTACACTACAAGGGTAGAATGTCGGATTTCGTTAAACTGCAGCCACAAGCAAAGCATTACTTTGAGCTTGCCGCCACCGACAACCTCAAGTTCGAATTCCCCGACCCCGGTCGGTTGGAAGGAGTCAAAACGTCCACGCAAAAATTTCTCGAGATGGAACACGTGGATTTCCGTTACGCCACCGCCAACAAGAATACGCTCACGGACATTAACCTCAAAATGTCACTGTCATCTCGGGTCGTGGTTTTAGGAGCCAACGGTGCCGGAAAATCCACCCTCATTAAAATGATTGTTGGAGAGACGGTACCGACGAACCTGGGCGTCTGCAAGTTTTACGTTCACCAAAATTTACGTGTGGCCTACGTTGCACAGCACGCCTTTTATCACGTTGAACAGCACATGGAAGAAAGTCCCGTGGCATACATTCAGTGGCGTTTCCGGGACGGAtacgacaaggaaaagatgGAAAGTGAGGCTTTTAAGATTCCGGAAGAGGAACAGAAGGCGATCGACGAGTTCAACCTAGAAGGTATTTGGAGTCGACGTCTCCGCGCTGGAGTTCTCGAGTACGAAGTCAAGAAGAAAAATATTCGTGAAAAAGACAATAAGTACTACTCTCGTGATGATCTCATGGCCATGGGCTTTGAGCACTTGATCAAGCAGACTGATGAGAAGATTGCATCGAAGGAAGCTGGACTCGATCTACGTCCGGTCACAACGTCAGAGATCCAGAAGCATCTGGACGGATTTGGTCTTCCTCAAGAGTTCGGAACGTATGGAAAGGTTCGTGGTCTGTCGGGAGGACAGAAAGTCAAGCTGGTCCTGGCGGCCGCCTTCTGGACCAACCCTCATCTGGTCGTCCTCGATGAACCCACCAATTTCTTGGATCGTGAAGCGCTTGGTGCGTTGTCGGCGGCGCTGAACGAATGGGGCGGAGCTGTGCTAATGATTTCACACAACAAGGAGTTT
- a CDS encoding predicted protein, which yields MQAIKQRDTNLAGAKDEASLSRVKTRRRKINPFSPPTTVDVRGVRVHFPFRPYKCQETYMEKVLDALLRSENALLESPTGTGKTLCLLCSTLAWQREQSRLLQQASELQNTDASLLANSQDAPARAARVPTIIYASRTHSQLSQVVRELRNTRYRPQHAVLGSRDQMCVNPKVKKQGCSATDVNHDCSKLGKDRKCRFRNNLDGFTAPANENSGTNTQPVMDMEDLVTMGKSHKVCPFYYTRALVAKAELILVPYNYLFDKDARATTLSDIPWDNAVLIFDEAHNLESFASESASFDLSNTDISGCIAEVQKAGNYLQAMPDLGSNLKEENLVKLKAIFLKLEDYLMGLGNQTAYTGEFMMDFFQQGGGVNHSNHEIFIEELRKVNDLLLDMRGTGATKGSPKLEHFVQCLKRVFGEKLESRCLAKSASYRVHVSPKEQRQSGKQHIASRTVSYWCFAPALAMEELASLNVRSIIVTSGTLSPLPSYSMELGLNFPHTLENPHIVSDNQIHVRVIGKGVSGKELTSSYERRKDGEYYSELGNTLVALSKVTPAGMLVFFPSYSVMETCIERWGGPSLNYNIKSPKTPWKRLLSTKSVVVEPKSSANLPEAIADFHRFLGMLKSPGCILMGVCRGKISEGIDFANEQSRAVVITGLPFPPSFDAKVKLKRDFLDGARAIGSMKASNVGGFADNASSTSNLATKLSGHDWYAQQAHRAVNQAIGRVIRNRSDYGAVLLLDSRFSQQRNQEGLSKWVRPHLKKDEGFGTAVGALAKFYRESALEAEVRETTESK from the exons ATGCAAGCAATTAAACAGCGTGATACAAACCTGGCTGGTGCCAAAGATGAAGCTTCTCTTTCTAGGGTCAAAACTCGTCGTCGCAAAATCAATCCCTTTTCACCACCGACAACAGTCGATGTGCGCGGAGTACGAGTGCACTTTCCCTTTCGCCCTTACAAATGTCAAGAGACTTACATGGAGAAAGTGTTAGATGCGTTGCTGCGCTCGGAGAATGCGCTTCTGGAAAGTCCAACTGGGACTGGGAAAACGCTGTGTTTATTGTGTTCGACCTTAGCTTGGCAGCGTGAGCAATCACGACTCTTGCAGCAAGCATCAGAGCTACAAAACACGGACGCAAGTCTTCTTGCGAACAGCCAAGATGCCCCGGCGAGAGCGGCTCGTGTTCCAACAATTATTTATGCGTCACGGACTCATTCGCAACTGTCTCAAGTCGTTCGCGAACTGCGTAACACGCGGTATCGGCCTCAACATGCAGTCCTCGGCTCTCGAGACCAAATGTGCGTCAATCCAAAAGTCAAAAAGCAAGGCTGTTCGGCAACAGACGTAAACCATGACTGTAGCAAGCTGGGAAAGGATCGAAAATGTCGCTTTCGCAATAATCTAGACGGTTTCACTGCTCCGGCCAACGAAAACTCCGGGACAAATACGCAGCCAGTTATGGATATGGAAGATCTCGTAACGATGGGGAAGTCGCATAAGGTGTGCCCGTTCTACTATACTAGAGCGTTGGTGGCAAAGGCAGAACTGATTCTTGTGCCGTATAACTATCTGTTTGATAAAGACGCACGTGCAACAACATTGTCCGATATTCCGTGGGACAACGCCGTGTTAATATTTGACGAGGCTCACAACTTGGAGTCTTTTGCAAGCGAGTCAGCTTCGTTTGATTTATCGAATACAGATATATCGGGTTGCATTGCGGAAGTACAAAAGGCTGGAAACTATTTACAAGCCATGCCTGATCTGGGTTCTAACCTTAAGGAGGAGAACCTTGTTAAACTCAAGGCTATCTTTCTCAAACTCGAAGACTATCTCATGGGTCTCGGGAATCAAACAGCATACACTGGGGAGTTTATGATGGATTTTTTCCAACAAGGGGGAGGAGTCAATCACAGCAACCATGAAATTTTCATCGAAGAACTGCGAAAAGTCAATGATCTACTTTTAGATATGAGGGGGACTGGTGCGACGAAAGGTTCACCCAAGCTGGAGCACTTTGTCCAGTGTCTCAAACGGGTGTTTGGAGAAAAACTAGAATCACGGTGTCTTGCAAAGTCAGCATCATATCGTGTGCATGTTTCACCCAAGGAGCAACGGCAATCCGGCAAGCAACATATTGCGAGCCGCACAGTTTCTTATTGGTGTTTTGCGCCGGCATTGGCTATGGAAGAACTTGCCAGCCTTAACGTTCGATCAATCATTGTCACTTCCGGAACTCTGTCGCCATTACCGAGCTATAGTATGGAGTTGGGTCTCAACTTTCCTCATACGCTAGAAAATCCACATATAGTCAGTGACAACCAGATTCACGTACGTGTCATCGGCAAAGGTGTCAGTGGAAAAGAGCTGACGAGTTCCTATGAACGACGAAAGGACGGGGAATACTACTCAGAGCTTGGAAATACGCTAGTAGCACTTTCCAAGGTAACCCCGGCAGGTATGCTGGTTTTCTTTCCGAGCTACAGCGTGATGGAGACTTGTATTGAGCGATGGGGTGGGCCTTCGTTGAATTACAACATTA AGTCACCGAAAACTCCATGGAAACGATTGCTTTCTACTAAGTCTGTTGTAGTTGAACCTAAGTCGTCTGCGAACTTGCCTGAAGCCATTGCCGACTTTCACAGATTTCTAGGCATGTTAAAGTCGCCTGGCTGTATCTTGATGGGTGTATGTCGAGGAAAGATCAGTGAGGGTATCGACTTCGCCAATGAGCAAAGTCGCGCGGTTGTAATCACAGGCCTACCGTTTCCTCCATCTTTTGATGCCAAAGTTAAACTGAAGCGCGACTTTTTGGACGGTGCGCGGGCGATCGGCAGCATGAAAGCGAGCAACGTAGGAGGGTTTGCAGACAATGCGAGCTCTACTTCAAATTTGGCGACCAAGCTTTCAGGGCACGATTGGTATGCACAGCAGGCGCATCGAGCGGTCAATCAGGCGATCGGCCGAGTCATTCGCAATAGATCCGACTATGGAGCCGTTTTGCTTCTTGATTCTCGATTTAGCCAACAGAGAAACCAAGAGGGTCTCAGCAAATGGGTTCGCCCGCATTTGAAAAAAGACGAAGGATTCGGAACCGCGGTGGGTGCCTTGGCGAAGTTCTACAGAGAATCCGCTTTGGAAGCCGAAGTTCGCGAGACTACAGAGTCAAAA
- a CDS encoding predicted protein, giving the protein MSVSSATTSSNESPLSTFSFPRTGKRGVPQQFPRRLYEMLDSETKLIQSTPDHPKIIAWSDSGTAFRIFDAVEFAASVLPKYFRTRKFSSFQRNLNLYGFTKVRRGPDADFYAHPSFLQDTPDGLLNLRKMSPASRRRLVKESKASTPTATDRKTRWEGSRSVSPSPPTSDSSDWGSPIQSSKPAVDLLTRSMPQWTNIPSLAPESRNISFNAVRKPILPPIRKVSMGDRGRLDLLAFALETQAFAEAN; this is encoded by the exons ATGTCAGTGTCATCCGCAACAACGTCGTCCAACGAAAGCCCCTTGTCCACCTTCTCTTTTCCTAGGACGGGCAAAAGGGGCGTTCCTCAACAATTCCCTCGTCGTTTGTACGAAATGCTCGATAGTGAGACCAAACTCATTCAGTCAACGCCAGATCACCCCAAGATTATCGCTTGGAGCGACTCGGGTACTGCCTTTCGTATTTTTGATGCCGTAGAGTTTGCCGCATCCGTCCTTCCGAAATACTTTCGCACGCGCAAGTTCAGTTCCTTCCAGCGCAATTTGAATCTG TATGGCTTCACGAAAGTGCGAAGAGGCCCGGACGCGGATTTTTATGCTCACCCGTCTTTTCTCCAAGATACGCCCGACGGACTGCTTAATCTTCGCAAAATGTCACCGGCTAGTCGAAGGCGCCTCGTTAAAGAATCGAAGGCTTCGACGCCCACGGCTACCGATCGGAAAACTCGCTGGGAAGGGTCTCGCTCCGTGTCGCCCAGTCCACCAACGTCGGATAGCTCCGACTGGGGTTCTCCAATCCAATCATCCAAGCCAGCTGTTGATCTCTTAACGAGGAGTATGCCGCAATGGACAAATATACCAAGTCTCGCCCCCGAGAGCAGGAATATCAGCTTCAACGCGGTTCGCAAACCTATCCTACCTCCCATACGGAAAGTCTCTATGGGCGATCGAGGCCGTTTGGATCTCTTGgcctttgcgttggaaaCGCAGGCGTTCGCCGAAGCCAACTAA
- a CDS encoding predicted protein yields MNAARCLKGFGTAVALLSTFAILFLVVNWNANVKRTSFIHEGSAHRYRDDKSWASIPLDDYKNDLVGEQSVDDDITRDDTCRKYLMNFLNGTTDAKDECEGMYNAWQAADCTDDKNLQHLSRKHKAADGNVTDDDVLIDDFYENWECCTSISNFYNRHCQDPQLASGKLLGIVSVLVVCGLVKSALRFANLPWIPDAGACIFVGSVVGVFLRLFDHEAVRDELTFNNDLFLQVMLPPIIFEAALSIDKRAFRRDLFPILTFAIFGTGFSALAIGLVTYYLSGIGSGIALPFLDSLLFGALMSSIDPVAVLGILSGVGVSQGDTLYILIFGESLLNDGVSIVLFDSLVRHMGDVDVVDQANVRDTMVHFFTVISGSIFIGAGCGVFCTLYFWLLHGKHSAVSEVALFFAWALIPYYIADGLDASGIISIMVMGFMLDYFVVGGFQSEGAEWREYMNSRMEGAGSHPVEPYFDRIKAAFNLAFSGKGHITDHSRQHVGFVAEVISSIMETAIFAYLGLFLFNDKNWDLKLTSAGLFGCISSRFVMVLVLAALINACVWLDLEGFLTRAWRTLVRRNYSSANYYMDEVKSYLDPRTQVILFAAGVRGAVSYALVQNIPVYDSVTKYGSHYKGQLKAMTSATIVIILFVFGALTYFTVQRPSQVRRSQPLTDRLMEGENPTEHDLDLQENHQNVSNSITIEIEGRLQG; encoded by the coding sequence ATGAATGCCGCCCGTTGTCTTAAAGGCTTTGGAACCGCCGTGGCGCTCCTTTCCACATTTGCAATTCTCTTTCTAGTCGTCAACTGGAACGCAAACGTCAAGCGTACGTCTTTTATACACGAGGGTTCTGCACATCGCTACCGCGACGACAAAAGTTGGGCATCAATACCCTTGGACGATTATAAGAATGATCTTGTTGGAGAACAATCTGTCGACGATGATATCACCCGGGACGACACCTGTCGCAAATATCTCATGAATTTCTTGAATGGAACGACTGACGCCAAAGACGAATGTGAGGGAATGTACAACGCGTGGCAAGCCGCCGATTGCACCGACGATAAGAACTTACAACATCTATCCCGCAAACACAAAGCAGCTGATGGCAATGTCACGGACGATGACGTCCTCATTGACGACTTCTACGAAAACTGGGAATGCTGCACGAGTATATCCAACTTCTACAATAGACACTGCCAGGACCCACAGCTTGCATCGGGGAAGTTACTTGGGATTGTGTCTGTATTGGTGGTGTGTGGTCTCGTTAAGAGTGCGCTACGGTTTGCTAACCTTCCCTGGATTCCGGATGCGGGTGCCTGCATTTTCGTGGGATCCGTCGTAGGAGTATTTTTGAGGCTGTTCGACCACGAAGCCGTCCGGGATGAATTGACCTTTAACAATGATTTGTTTCTGCAAGTCATGCTTCCTCCAATCATCTTTGAGGCAGCTCTTTCAATCGATAAACGCGCTTTTCGTAGAGACCTATTTCCAATTTTGACGTTTGCAATTTTCGGGACTGGATTTAGCGCGCTCGCCATCGGACTCGTCACATACTACTTGTCAGGAATTGGAAGTGGTATCGCCCTTCCCTTTCTCGATTCATTATTGTTTGGTGCCCTTATGTCTTCGATCGATCCGGTAGCAGTTTTGGGTATTTTGAGTGGTGTTGGTGTTAGTCAAGGAGATACCCTCTACATTCTTATTTTTGGAGAATCACTCCTGAACGATGGAGTTTCTATTGTGCTTTTTGATAGCCTGGTGCGACACATGGGAGATGTTGATGTTGTGGACCAGGCTAATGTTCGAGACACGATGGTCCACTTTTTCACCGTAATTTCGGGGTCTATTTTTATTGGTGCTGGATGTGGTGTGTTTTGTACTTTATATTTTTGGTTGCTTCATGGAAAGCATTCAGCAGTTTCGGAAGTCGCCCTTTTTTTCGCTTGGGCTCTGATTCCCTACTACATTGCGGATGGTTTAGATGCTTCTGGGATTATCAGCATAATGGTAATGGGTTTTATGTTGGATTACTTCGTTGTTGGAGGATTTCAATCTGAAGGTGCCGAGTGGCGAGAATACATGAACTCACGAATGGAGGGGGCTGGCTCTCATCCAGTTGAGCCGTATTTTGATCGGATAAAGGCAGCCTTCAATCTTGCGTTCTCTGGTAAGGGACACATTACCGACCACTCACGTCAGCATGTTGGGTTTGTGGCAGAAGTCATTTCATCCATTATGGAGACCGCCATCTTTGCGTATCTTGGACTATTTCTTTTCAACGATAAAAATTGGGACCTAAAATTGACCTCAGCTGGATTGTTTGGATGCATTTCGAGTCGATTCGTCATGGTGCTAGTTCTAGCGGCCCTCATAAACGCCTGCGTATGGCTGGATCTGGAGGGCTTTCTCACACGAGCGTGGAGGACCCTAGTGCGCAGAAACTACAGCAGTGCCAATTATTACATGGACGAGGTGAAATCCTACCTTGACCCACGGACGCAGGTGATTTTATTCGCAGCGGGAGTACGAGGAGCGGTATCTTACGCCCTGGTTCAAAACATTCCAGTGTACGACTCGGTAACAAAATATGGCTCGCACTACAAAGGTCAGCTAAAAGCGATGACTTCCGCTACCATTGTTATTATCCTCTTCGTTTTTGGTGCTTTGACGTACTTTACAGTGCAGCGACCTTCACAGGTTCGTCGCAGTCAACCCCTCACCGATCGACTTATGGAAGGTGAAAACCCCACAGAACATGACCTGGATTTGCAAGAGAATCATCAGAATGTTTCCAACTCGATTACTATCGAGATTGAAGGCCGCCTACAAGGGTAG
- a CDS encoding predicted protein: DPSCGAIASFAGITRDNFQGKQVQRLSYEGYVPMAEKELRKLCDDARVEYPSVQRIAAVHILGDCPVGQASVILAVSSPHRKEAIHCVEFLIDELKARIPIWKLEVYEGDDGSV, translated from the coding sequence gaccCTTCCTGTGGTGCAATCGCCTCTTTCGCTGGCATTACGCGTGATAACTTTCAAGGCAAACAAGTTCAAAGGTTGTCGTACGAAGGATACGTTCCGATGGCAGAAAAAGAACTCCGAAAACTTTGTGACGACGCCCGAGTGGAGTACCCATCAGTCCAGCGTATAGCGGCAGTACACATTCTCGGTGACTGCCCCGTTGGTCAGGCTAGTGTGATTCTAGCCGTTTCTAGTCCACATCGCAAAGAAGCTATTCATTGCGTAGAATTTTTGATCGACGAACTTAAGGCAAGGATaccgatttggaagctgGAGGTTTACGAAGGTGACGATGGGAGCGTC